The Marinifilum sp. JC120 genome window below encodes:
- a CDS encoding type II toxin-antitoxin system HicA family toxin: protein MPMNKKQRKILEVIFRNPVSPSIAWTDIEALLAAVGAVKSEGNGSRVRFKLNGVRAIFHRPHPAPNTDKGAVKSVRRFLEAAGVKP from the coding sequence ATCCCTATGAACAAAAAGCAACGCAAGATACTGGAAGTTATCTTTCGAAATCCGGTTAGCCCATCCATTGCATGGACAGACATTGAGGCGTTGCTCGCGGCAGTCGGTGCAGTAAAATCTGAGGGTAATGGCTCGCGCGTTCGTTTTAAACTTAATGGCGTGAGAGCTATCTTTCATAGGCCGCACCCGGCACCGAATACGGATAAAGGTGCAGTAAAATCTGTTCGACGTTTTCTTGAAGCGGCAGGAGTAAAGCCATGA
- a CDS encoding type II toxin-antitoxin system HicB family antitoxin, which translates to MNTIQYKGYLGKFEYDPDADIFHGEVINLKDVITFQGRSIDELKTALADSVEDYLDFCREEGDKPEKPYSGKVHLRIKPELHREAAAAAAISGKSLNAWISDTLNERVKEAH; encoded by the coding sequence ATGAACACCATTCAATACAAAGGCTATCTAGGGAAATTTGAATACGACCCAGACGCAGATATTTTTCACGGCGAGGTTATCAATCTCAAAGATGTGATTACTTTCCAAGGCCGATCCATTGACGAGCTAAAAACAGCTCTAGCTGACTCTGTGGAGGACTATCTTGATTTCTGTCGCGAGGAAGGCGATAAACCGGAAAAGCCTTATTCCGGCAAAGTTCACCTACGCATAAAACCGGAACTTCACAGAGAAGCAGCGGCAGCCGCAGCTATATCGGGTAAAAGCCTGAATGCTTGGATATCCGATACCTTAAACGAGAGAGTGAAAGAGGCTCATTAG
- a CDS encoding leucyl/phenylalanyl-tRNA--protein transferase, with amino-acid sequence MVVYRLIEDPIFPHPDEAEPDGLLAVGGDLSPERLISAYASGIFPWYDERSPILWWSLDPRLILNFDKLHLSRRVRRKIRKKEYTVTLDRAFESVIANCARKFRPGQAGTWILPEMVEAYVKLHKLGFVHSVEVWNSKGNLAGGLYGVSLGKVFSGESMFFLEPDASKVGFSYLVQWLKNREFHFVDCQQPTDHLKSLGAEEVSREHFLEKLDEALEHPALRGQWEFMEGEYEMITEALS; translated from the coding sequence ATGGTTGTTTACAGATTAATAGAAGATCCCATTTTCCCTCATCCTGATGAAGCAGAACCGGACGGTTTGCTGGCTGTTGGTGGGGACTTAAGTCCGGAGCGGTTGATCTCCGCTTATGCTTCGGGGATTTTCCCGTGGTATGATGAGCGGTCTCCTATTTTGTGGTGGTCGCTTGATCCCCGTTTGATACTTAATTTTGATAAGTTGCATCTTTCTCGCCGAGTCAGGCGCAAGATTAGAAAAAAAGAATATACGGTAACTCTGGATCGCGCTTTTGAAAGTGTGATCGCTAATTGCGCTCGTAAATTTCGTCCTGGACAGGCTGGAACGTGGATTCTTCCTGAAATGGTTGAGGCTTATGTGAAGCTGCATAAGCTGGGCTTTGTGCACAGTGTAGAGGTCTGGAATAGCAAGGGAAATCTTGCCGGGGGGCTTTACGGGGTCTCACTTGGCAAAGTCTTTTCCGGGGAATCCATGTTTTTCCTTGAACCTGATGCTTCAAAAGTGGGGTTCTCCTACCTTGTTCAATGGCTTAAGAACCGCGAATTTCATTTTGTGGATTGCCAGCAACCGACGGACCATCTTAAATCACTTGGCGCCGAAGAAGTCAGTCGCGAGCATTTTTTGGAAAAGCTTGATGAAGCCCTTGAGCATCCGGCCCTGCGGGGGCAGTGGGAGTTTATGGAAGGGGAGTATGAGATGATAACGGAAGCTTTAAGCTAG
- the clpA gene encoding ATP-dependent Clp protease ATP-binding subunit ClpA, with the protein MLSKALEQALTSAVNEVRLRNHEFLTLEHLLYAIIQEEVGADVIAGCGAELPKLRSQLERFFDENLEPLPTGVDTEVIQTLGVRRVLQRAIWQKKAAGKDSVEVGDVVAAMFEEEDSYAVYFLKTHDVSRLDILEYISHSMSEGDWAEGLDISPNPQHGGSGPSPEGKPSAGKDDKKSPLEEFTTNLTQRARDGKIDPLIGRDNEVERTLQVLSRRRKNNPIFVGDPGVGKTAMAEGLALAIAKGNIPASFEDTDVFALDMGALLAGTKYRGDFESRLKGVLAQLKHKEGAILFVDEIHTIVGAGAVSGGSMDASNILKPFLASGEIRCIGATTYEEYKNHFEKDRALSRRFQKIDITEPSVEETIEILKGLKPYYEEHHNVIYAPSAIKAASELSARHINERFLPDKAIDVIDEAGAFYNLSQRKRKDNRIVVADVEKVISKMARIPTRRITMSDRSRLQELDLNLKSVVFGQDEAVDQITKAILRSRAGMKQIGRPTGSFLLTGPTGVGKTELARQLASTMGVHFMRFDMSEYMEKHAVARLIGAPPGYVGFDQGGLLTEGVRKNPHCVILFDEIEKAHPDVFNILLQVMDYATLTDNNGRKADFRHVVLLMTSNAGAREMVKGGIGFGASVKGGEDKGRGLKAVEKIFSPEFRNRLDSIVSFNALQIDVMELIVEKFVKELNGQLLDNKVTIEVDKKSRRWLAEKGHDPAYGARPMARLIQTSIKDEIADEILFGKLVKGGTVRVSTKGKGEDEKLSFKFKPVGKK; encoded by the coding sequence GCAGTCAGCTGGAACGTTTTTTTGACGAAAACCTTGAGCCGCTCCCTACCGGTGTGGATACTGAAGTTATCCAGACATTGGGAGTAAGGCGTGTCCTGCAACGGGCCATCTGGCAGAAGAAGGCCGCAGGCAAGGATTCTGTGGAAGTGGGCGATGTTGTCGCTGCCATGTTTGAGGAAGAGGACTCATACGCAGTCTATTTCCTCAAGACCCATGATGTTTCACGCCTTGATATTCTTGAATATATTTCACATTCCATGAGTGAAGGAGATTGGGCTGAAGGACTGGATATCAGCCCGAATCCACAGCATGGCGGAAGCGGACCTTCTCCGGAAGGTAAGCCATCTGCCGGCAAGGATGATAAAAAGTCCCCGCTGGAAGAATTCACAACCAACCTCACTCAACGGGCTCGGGACGGCAAGATTGATCCGCTTATCGGGCGCGACAACGAGGTTGAGCGTACTTTGCAGGTCCTTTCCCGCAGGCGCAAGAATAACCCCATTTTCGTGGGTGATCCCGGCGTTGGTAAGACTGCCATGGCTGAAGGGCTGGCGCTTGCTATCGCAAAGGGTAACATTCCGGCTTCCTTTGAGGATACTGATGTGTTTGCCCTTGATATGGGCGCGCTTCTGGCCGGAACCAAGTATCGTGGTGATTTTGAATCCCGTCTCAAGGGAGTGTTGGCCCAGCTTAAGCATAAGGAAGGGGCTATTCTCTTCGTGGATGAGATTCACACCATCGTAGGAGCTGGAGCGGTCAGCGGCGGTTCTATGGATGCTTCCAACATCCTTAAGCCGTTTCTCGCATCCGGTGAAATTCGTTGTATCGGGGCTACCACCTACGAGGAATACAAGAATCATTTTGAAAAGGACCGCGCCCTTTCCCGCAGGTTCCAGAAGATCGACATCACTGAACCCAGTGTTGAAGAAACCATAGAAATCCTCAAGGGTTTAAAGCCTTACTATGAGGAACACCATAATGTGATTTACGCTCCTTCGGCAATCAAGGCCGCTTCGGAGCTTTCCGCAAGACATATCAATGAACGTTTCCTGCCGGATAAGGCCATTGACGTAATTGATGAGGCTGGGGCGTTTTATAACCTCAGTCAGCGTAAGCGCAAGGATAACCGCATCGTGGTTGCTGATGTGGAGAAGGTTATCTCTAAGATGGCCCGCATCCCCACACGGCGTATCACCATGTCCGACCGTTCCCGTTTGCAGGAACTGGACCTTAATCTCAAGTCCGTTGTCTTTGGACAGGACGAGGCTGTGGACCAGATCACCAAGGCTATCCTGCGGTCACGCGCAGGCATGAAGCAGATCGGTAGACCGACTGGTTCTTTCTTGCTCACCGGACCTACCGGGGTTGGTAAGACCGAGCTGGCCCGTCAATTGGCATCCACCATGGGCGTTCATTTCATGCGTTTTGACATGAGTGAGTACATGGAGAAGCATGCGGTGGCCCGCCTTATCGGTGCGCCTCCGGGCTATGTGGGATTTGATCAGGGCGGACTGCTCACCGAAGGCGTGCGCAAGAATCCTCATTGCGTGATCCTTTTTGATGAAATCGAGAAGGCCCACCCGGATGTATTCAACATCCTCTTGCAGGTGATGGATTACGCAACCCTGACTGATAACAATGGTCGCAAGGCTGATTTCAGACACGTTGTTCTGCTCATGACCTCCAATGCCGGAGCGCGTGAAATGGTCAAGGGTGGAATTGGTTTCGGTGCCAGCGTGAAGGGCGGCGAAGACAAGGGCCGCGGACTCAAGGCGGTTGAAAAGATCTTCAGCCCTGAATTCCGCAACAGGCTTGACTCCATCGTGTCGTTTAATGCTTTGCAGATTGATGTGATGGAACTCATTGTTGAGAAGTTCGTCAAGGAACTCAACGGGCAGTTGCTCGATAACAAGGTAACCATTGAAGTGGACAAGAAGTCCCGCCGCTGGTTGGCTGAAAAGGGTCACGATCCGGCTTACGGCGCAAGGCCCATGGCCCGTTTGATCCAGACTTCCATCAAGGATGAAATTGCTGATGAAATCCTCTTCGGCAAGCTGGTCAAGGGCGGAACCGTTCGGGTCTCCACCAAGGGTAAGGGCGAAGATGAGAAGCTCAGCTTTAAGTTTAAGCCTGTGGGTAAGAAGTAA